The following coding sequences are from one Salvia hispanica cultivar TCC Black 2014 chromosome 3, UniMelb_Shisp_WGS_1.0, whole genome shotgun sequence window:
- the LOC125216558 gene encoding late embryogenesis abundant protein At1g64065-like, giving the protein MSKGEGRSRKKCLAYVAAFIVFQTAVILVFALTVMKVKSPKVRFNAMVVESFTSNNSTATSINMKLLAQLTIKNTNFGHFKYDESTLIILHNGVPLGEHVIPEGRTKAKKMQKFEISVDVSTARGSGSELRNEINSGILKLSSQAKLNGKVHLMKIIKKKKSGEMKCDWDVNLGTRQVENLKCN; this is encoded by the coding sequence ATGTCAAAAGGAGAAGGAAGAAGCCGCAAGAAATGCTTAGCATACGTTGCAGCATTCATAGTGTTCCAAACAGCCGTCATTTTAGTATTCGCCCTCACAGTCATGAAGGTCAAGAGCCCGAAGGTGAGATTCAACGCTATGGTTGTCGAAAGCTTCACCTCCAACAACAGCACAGCCACTTCCATCAACATGAAGCTGCTCGCTCAGCTCACTATTAAAAACACCAACTTTGGCCATTTCAAGTATGACGAGAGCACTCTCATCATACTACACAATGGTGTGCCACTCGGGGAGCATGTCATCCCCGAGGGGCGCACCAAGGCCAAGAAAATGCAGAAGTTTGAGATCTCTGTGGATGTGAGCACGGCTAGGGGATCGGGTAGtgaattgagaaatgagattaATTCTGGAATTTTGAAGCTAAGCAGCCAAGCAAAGTTGAATGGGAAGGTGCATTTGATGAAGATcatcaagaagaagaaatctggtgaaatgaaatgtgattgGGATGTCAATTTGGGCACTAGGCAGgtggaaaatttgaaatgcaattaa
- the LOC125208917 gene encoding late embryogenesis abundant protein At1g64065-like, producing the protein MSKGEGRSCKKCLAFVAVFIVFQAAIILALALTVMKVKSPKLGFNAMVVETFTFVETFTNGTTTSIKMKLLAQLTIKNTNFGHFKYDESTLVILHKGVPLGEQVIPPGRTKAKKTQKLEISVDVNTDRGPGSELRNEINSGNLKLRSQAKLNGKVHLMKIIKKKKSGEMKCDWDLNLGTKEIENLKC; encoded by the coding sequence atgtcaaaaggAGAAGGGAGAAGCTGCAAGAAATGCTTAGCATTTGTTGCAGTATTCATAGTGTTTCAAGCAGCCATCATTTTAGCGTTggctctcacagttatgaaggtCAAAAGCCCTAAGCTGGGGTTCAATGCTATGGTTGTCGAAACTTTCACCTTCGTCGAAACTTTCACCAACGGCACAACCACGTCCATCAAAATGAAGCTCCTCGCTCAGCTCACCATTAAAAACACCAACTTTGGTCATTTCAAGTATGACGAGAGCACCCTCGTCATACTGCACAAGGGTGTGCCACTCGGGGAACAAGTGATCCCCCCGGGGCGCACCAAGGCCAAGAAAACGCAGAAGTTGGAGATCTCCGTGGACGTGAACACGGATAGGGGACCGGGTAGtgaattgagaaatgagatcaATTCTGGGAATTTGAAGCTCAGAAGCCAAGCAAAATTGAATGGGAAGGTGCATTTGATGAAAATcatcaagaagaagaaatctggtgaaatgaaatgtgattgGGACCTCAATTTGGGCACTAAAGAGATTGAGAATTTGAAGTGCTAG
- the LOC125216638 gene encoding uncharacterized protein LOC125216638, producing MSEKKEQVKPLAPAAHRVDIEDYDRSNAFPDELGPPLCRRRQRCIKLCGCSAAILLIALTVVLVLMFTVLHVKIPSLKMNSVTVEGVPELNSISGFGLGRNLTFGFGLEVKNPNVASYRFGNVATFLYYGGSLVGQAEGPAGEARARKRVRVDVRVVVMVDKIMEVERLKGDLSVGILSISSFMKVSGKVKITQAIKKNLVVAKLNCTMNLIVRTQGIQDLNCH from the coding sequence ATGTCCGAAAAGAAAGAGCAAGTAAAGCCCTTAGCTCCGGCAGCCCACCGCGTCGACATCGAAGACTACGACCGCTCCAACGCCTTCCCTGACGAGCTCGGCCCCCCACTCTGCCGCCGGCGCCAGAGGTGCATCAAACTCTGCGGCTGCTCCGCCGCGATCCTCTTGATCGCGTTGACCGTCGTGCTAGTGCTCATGTTCACCGTCCTACACGTCAAAATTCCGTCGCTAAAGATGAATTCCGTCACCGTGGAGGGCGTCCCCGAGCTCAACTCCATATCGGGCTTCGGGCTGGGCCGTAACTTGACGTTCGGGTTCGGGCTTGAGGTCAAGAACCCGAACGTGGCGTCGTATCGGTTTGGCAACGTGGCGACATTTTTGTACTACGGCGGATCGCTGGTGGGCCAGGCGGAAGGCCCGGCGGGGGAGGCCCGGGCCCGGAAGAGGGTTCGTGTGGATGTTAGGGTGGTAGTTATGGTGGATAAAATTATGGAAGTTGAAAGATTAAAGGGGGATTTAAGCGTTGGAATTTTGAGTATTAGTAGCTTTATGAAGGTTAGTGGGAAGGTTAAAATTACGCAAGcaattaaaaagaatttggTTGTAGCCAAATTGAATTGCACCATGAATTTGATTGTGAGGACGCAGGGAATTCAAGATTTGAATTGCCACTGA
- the LOC125212901 gene encoding membrane-associated kinase regulator 5-like, whose protein sequence is MLNYWRTTGAANAGNSRPTSPLFLPAASPFSDYGFDGPFFDLEFTLSNHIDHHASPNSGDSSEYEQDMREIELNLDAINQTYKPRSSIESNHSEGNPKFPLSFVKTAGKFGVLFGKPNSSNEKTEKPKKELLRVKFKVDEVKGPLISLFARDCSISEDPDSDKLGKEILHKYLNILKPLYVRVEKMKFSGAASPPPEMAKSGFRSNSNLQAGIKVVRKHLGKSRSTSVSPPGNRRDDSLLEVQDGIQGAILHCKRSFHSDSERELSRSVSDA, encoded by the exons ATGCTCAATTACTGGCGCACAACCGGCGCCGCCAATGCTGGAAATTCACGCCCCACCTCTCCCCTCTTCCTCCCCGCCGCCAGCCCCTTCTCCGACTACGGCTTCGACGGCCCATTCTTCGACCTCGAATTCACCCTCTCCAATCACATCGACCACCACGCATCTCCGAATTCCGGCGACTCGTCGGAATACGAACAAGACATGAGAGAAATCGAGCTCAACCTGGACGCCATCAATCAAACTTACAAGCCGCGGTCGAGCATCGAATCGAATCACTCAGAAGGAAATCCCAAATTCCCCCTTTCGTTTGTGAAAACGGCGGGAAAATTCGGAGTCCTCTTCGGAAAACCTAATTCCTCAAATGagaaaaccgaaaaaccgaagaAGGAGCTTCTTCGGGTTAAATTCAAAGTGGATGAAGTGAAAGGACCGCTGATTTCTCTGTTTGCGAGAGATTGTAGCATCTCGGAAGATCCAGATTCGGACAAGTTGGGGAAAGAAATCCTGCACAAGTACTTGAATATTCTCAAGCCTTTGTACGTCCGTgttgagaagatgaagttttCCGGCGCAGCCTCTCCTCCGCCGGAGATGGCCAAATCGGGGTTCCGGAGCAATAGTAATCTGCAGGCGGGGATTAAAGTAGTGCGTAAGCATTTGGGGAAGAGCCGCTCAACTTCGGTGTCGCCGCCGGGAAACCGCCGTGACGACTCGCTGTTGGAGGTGCAGGATGGGATTCAAGGCGCTATTTTGCATTGCAAGAGATCATTCCATTCAGATAgtg AAAGAGAATTGTCCCGGTCGGTGAGTGATGCATGA
- the LOC125209720 gene encoding reticulon-like protein B2 has protein sequence MDEIETRDLSSSSDSEEEKPSSIKGKTVYRLFGRERPLHMVLGGGKHADVMLWREKKVSAGILGGATAIWFLFEVLDFHFVSLICYTLMLGSACLFLWANAGTFLSRSLPEIPELRIPEALAVKVASDLRILINQAFAVLRDVASGKDMKKFIAVIVGLWMMSVAGRYWEFLTVLYSVMVVAFSVPRFYEKYEDQVDAYGEKAEAEFWKQYAVFDAKVLSKIPKYNNNKKMA, from the exons ATGGATGAAATTGAAACTCGCGATTTGTCATCCTCGTCGGATTCCGAGGAGGAAAAACCATCCTCCATCAAGGGCAAGACCGTTTACCGCCTCTTCGGCCGCGAGCGCCCCCTTCACATGGTCCTCGGCGGTGGCAAAC ATGCTGATGTAATGCTATGGAGGGAGAAAAAAGTATCAGCAGGGATCCTTGGTGGTGCCACAGCTATTTGGTTTTTGTTTGAAGTGCTTGACTTCCATTTTGTGTCCTTGATCTGTTACACTTTGATGCTCGGTTCAGCTTGTCTTTTCTTGTGGGCCAATGCCGGAACCTTCCTCAGCAG ATCTCTTCCAGAAATCCCGGAACTTAGAATCCCGGAAGCGCTGGCAGTGAAGGTAGCCTCTGATTTGAGGATTCTGATCAATCAAGCATTTGCTGTTTTGAGGGATGTTGCATCAGGAAAGGATATGAAGAAGTTTATCGCG GTGATTGTTGGCTTATGGATGATGTCAGTTGCAGGGCGTTACTGGGAATTCTTGACAGTCCTCTATTCAG TTATGGTGGTGGCATTCAGTGTGCCCCGGTTCTACGAGAAGTATGAAGATCAGGTTGACGCGTATGGGGAGAAGGCAGAGGCTGAGTTTTGGAAACAATATGCAGTGTTTGATGCCAAAGTCTTGAGCAAGATACCaaagtataataataacaagAAGATGGCATGA
- the LOC125215595 gene encoding uncharacterized protein LOC125215595: MESKHVVMSALGVGIGVGVGLGLASGSNAVGKWAGGGADANGLSPLIMEEEMIGLIGNGRDYNVTFDQFPYYLSEQTRVLLTSATFVHLKKSHFSKHTRNLAPASRAILLSGTTEMYHQTLAKALAHFFEAKLLLLDTSDFSLKIQSKYGCSSEPSFKRSTSEATLSRMSELFGSFAMLQPKEERRGTLSRKSSGVNLSSYGQEGPAPGMMRRNASASANMNNLALMGNSAPPKRASGWCFSEKLFIQTLYKVLTKVSNISPIILYLRDVEPLLGRSQKLYTMFQKMLKKLSGSVVILGSRLVDQEDSYASVDEKIYSLFPYNIEIRPPTDDNINWKAKLEEDMKMFQYQDNKNHISEVLAANDISCDDLGSVCMADTMVLSNYIEEIVVSAISHHLTNVKEPEYRNGKLVISSSSLSHGLGIFQGSHYHGNEAMKLEAHVEQPKVTLDGVAAIAAASVPETKSLTTAPESKSEELPASKAPEVAPDNEFERLIRPEVIPASELGVTFADIGALDDIKDSLQELVMLPLRRPDLFEGGLLKPCRGILLFGPPGTGKTMLAKAIANEAGASFINVSMSTIASKWFGEDEKKVRALFTLAGKVSPTIIFVDEVDSMLGQRNKSGEHEAMRKIKNEFMTHWDGLLTNPGERILVLAATNRPFDLDEAIIRRFERRIMVGLPSVENREKIIRTLLAKDKAEGLDFTELATMTEGYSGSDLKNLCITAAYRPVRELIKQECQKEQKRKDEEVQQSGGEREVNIRPLNMQDLKDAKNQVAPSFASEGTIMSELKQWNELHGEGGTRKKEQLSYFL, translated from the exons ATGGAATCGAAGCATGTGGTGATGTCCGCGCTGGGCGTGGGCATCGGAGTAGGAGTAGGCCTCGGATTGGCATCGGGGTCGAACGCAGTTGGGAAATGGGCGGGCGGCGGGGCCGATGCCAACGGATTGTCGCCGCTGATTATGGAGGAGGAGATGATAGGGCTCATCGGTAATGGAAGGGATTACAATGTCACCTTCGATCAATTCCCCTACTATCTAAG TGAACAGACAAGGGTCTTGTTAACAAGTGCTACTTTTGTCCATTTGAAGAAATCCCATTTCTCTAAGCACACACGCAATCTAGCTCCTGCTAGTCGAGCAATTTTGCTGTCTGGAACCACAG AAATGTATCACCAAACGCTTGCTAAGGCCCTAGCTCACTTTTTTGAGGCCAAGTTGTTGTTGTTAGATACATCCGATTTTTCATTGAAG aTTCAGAGCAAGTATGGATGTTCCAGTGAACCT TCTTTCAAAAGGTCTACATCTGAAGCAACATTGAGCCGAATGTCTGAATTATTTGGATCATTTGCAATGCTTCAGCCTaaagaggagagaagag GGACTCTAAGCAGGAAGAGTAGTGGAGTCAATCTTTCATCATA TGGACAGGAAGGCCCTGCTCCAGGAATGATGCGCAGGAATGCATCTGCCTCAGCAAACATGAATAATCTTGCTTTGATGGGAAATTCAG CTCCACCAAAGCGTGCAAGTGGCTGGTGTTTTAGTGAGAAACTTTTTATACAAACACTTTACAAG GTTCTTACCAAAGTATCAAACATCAGTCCCATTATACTCTACCTCAGGGATGTTGAGCCACTATTGGGTAGATCCCAGAAACTGTATACAATGTTCCAgaaaatgttgaagaaattGTCTGGATCCGTAGTCATCCTTGGCTCGAGGCTTGTTGACCAAGAAGATAGCTATGCATCAGTTGACGAGAAGATTTATTCACTATTTCCTTATAACATCGAAATTAGGCCCCCGACCGATGACAATATAAACTGGAAGGCTAAGCTGGAGGAGGATATGAAGATGTTCCAATATCAGGacaacaaaaatcatataagCGAGGTACTTGCTGCTAATGACATTTCTTGCGATGATTTGGGCTCTGTCTGTATGGCCGACACAATGGTTCTTAGCAACTATATTGAAGAAATTGTGGTATCAGCTATCTCTCACCATCTGACAAATGTCAAGGAACCTGAATACAGAAATGGGAAGCTTGTTATATCCTCGTCAAG CCTATCCCATGGGTTAGGTATATTTCAGGGAAGTCATTATCATGGAAATGAAGCCATGAAGCTTGAAGCCCACGTAGAACAGCCAAAG GTTACATTAGATGGAGTAGCTGCAATAGCTGCTGCATCAGTGCCTGAAACAAAATCACTGACAACTGCACCCGAAAGCAAGAGCGAAGAACTCCCAGCATCAAAGGCCCCT GAAGTCGCACCGGACAATGAATTTGAAAGACTTATCCGGCCAGAAGTCATACCTGCGAGTGAACTTGGTGTGACATTTGCAGATATAGGAGCCTTAGATGATATAAAGGATTCCCTTCAGGAATTAGTGATGCTACCACTTAGAAGACCTGACCTTTTTGAAGGTGGCCTTTTGAAACCATGTAGGGGAATACTGCTTTTCGGGCCTCCTGGCACGGGGAAGACTATGCTAGCCAAGGCCATAGCTAACGAAGCTGGAGCAAGCTTTATCAATGTTTCAATGTCTACTATAGCTTCCAAGTGGTTTGGTGAAGATGAAAAGAAAGTTCGAGCACTATTCACTCTTGCAGGCAAGGTATCTCCAACCATAATTTTCGTGGATGAAGTTGACAGCATGCTTGGGCAACGAAACAAAAGTGGGGAACATGAAGCCATGCGAAAGATTAAGAATGAATTCATGACTCATTGGGATGGCTTACTGACAAACCCTGGTGAAAGGATTCTAGTTCTAGCTGCAACCAATAGGCCATTCGATCTCGATGAAGCAATCATCAGGCGCTTTGAGAGAAG AATTATGGTTGGTTTACCGTCTGTGGAGAACAGAGAGAAGATTATAAGGACGCTATTGGCAAAGGATAAAGCAGAAGGATTGGACTTTACAGAGCTTGCAACAATGACAGAAGGATACAGCGGAAGTGATTTAAAG AACTTGTGTATAACTGCTGCATACCGACCTGTTCGCGAGTTAATAAAGCAAGAATGTCAGAAAGAGCAG AAGCGTAAAGATGAGGAAGTGCAGCAGTCTGGTGGGGAGAGGGAAGTCAATATCAGGCCATTGAACATGCAAGATTTGAAAGACGCAAAGAATCAG GTTGCACCTAGCTTTGCAAGTGAAGGGACTATAATGTCAGAGTTGAAGCAATGGAACGAATTACACGGGGAAGGTGGTACAAGGAAAAAGGAACAACTATCTTACTTCTTGTAG